A window of the Oscillospiraceae bacterium NTUH-002-81 genome harbors these coding sequences:
- a CDS encoding type II toxin-antitoxin system RelE/ParE family toxin — protein MQSKIDYSPRALKDLDEIWDYIEVELCNPSAAQNTVNGIMDKVDGIAAFPESGAKLEFENGLDSGYRYVVFKNYLAFYRLRPNNVVYVDRVIYGGRDYMRLLFPGN, from the coding sequence ATGCAAAGTAAGATTGACTATTCTCCGAGAGCATTGAAGGACCTTGATGAGATATGGGATTATATTGAGGTTGAACTCTGCAATCCGAGCGCTGCTCAAAACACTGTAAATGGCATCATGGATAAAGTGGACGGAATCGCAGCCTTTCCTGAATCTGGCGCAAAGCTGGAATTTGAAAACGGACTGGATAGTGGATATCGTTATGTTGTGTTCAAAAACTATCTTGCCTTTTACCGTTTAAGACCAAACAATGTGGTTTATGTTGACCGTGTGATTTACGGTGGCAGAGATTATATGAGACTACTTTTTCCGGGAAACTGA
- a CDS encoding ATP-binding protein, which yields MAKEEAFAEFMKTGGIPYVAVMNRTVEKIDQYLEEIYNTVIVKDIEQRQARREKEGGKRKITDIALLKTIARYLSSVIGSPVSMKSITDYLTSAGRKVSQNTVSDYVEALIESFIFYPVERFDIVGKQLLKVNNKFYMVDMGIRNHILPRKRYDLRFTIENIVYLELSRRGGKVNIGKYGSTEVDFVTQKEGVLTYYQVTADMTAEETFEREMRPLRSIQDNYEKIVLTLDRFSLGNYDGIKVVNVIDWLLG from the coding sequence ATGGCAAAAGAGGAAGCTTTTGCAGAGTTTATGAAAACTGGTGGAATTCCGTATGTGGCAGTAATGAACCGCACGGTTGAAAAAATAGATCAGTATTTAGAGGAAATCTACAATACCGTTATTGTAAAAGATATTGAGCAGCGTCAGGCAAGAAGGGAAAAAGAGGGCGGAAAACGAAAAATCACAGATATTGCGTTACTAAAGACAATTGCCAGGTATCTGTCAAGCGTTATCGGCAGCCCGGTATCAATGAAAAGTATAACCGACTATCTGACCTCAGCGGGCAGAAAAGTATCCCAAAACACAGTCAGCGATTATGTTGAAGCCCTGATAGAGTCTTTCATTTTTTATCCTGTGGAGCGATTTGACATTGTGGGAAAGCAGCTCTTAAAGGTCAACAATAAGTTTTACATGGTAGATATGGGAATCAGAAACCACATTCTTCCGAGAAAGCGATATGATCTTAGATTTACCATTGAGAACATTGTGTATCTTGAACTTTCACGAAGGGGCGGCAAAGTCAACATCGGAAAATATGGTTCTACTGAGGTTGACTTTGTGACACAGAAGGAAGGCGTGCTTACCTATTATCAGGTAACTGCTGATATGACGGCGGAAGAAACCTTTGAGAGAGAGATGAGACCGTTGCGGAGCATTCAGGATAATTATGAAAAAATTGTCCTGACACTGGATCGATTTTCACTCGGAAATTACGATGGTATAAAAGTTGTGAATGTCATCGACTGGCTTTTGGGATGA